One part of the Engraulis encrasicolus isolate BLACKSEA-1 chromosome 17, IST_EnEncr_1.0, whole genome shotgun sequence genome encodes these proteins:
- the LOC134467001 gene encoding interferon-inducible GTPase 5-like produces MSDTSRLLEDSGEHSTEQAMAKAKKIVNDLDNVTLNIAITGDTGTGKSSLVNAIRGLTSKPNGDATVTAGSAWAPTGSVETTKAVNMYPHPTMPNVRFWDLPGIGSLNFPEKTYLKAVNFKMYDFFMLVSSNRFTETDLKLANNIKKQKKNFYFVRSKVDNDVRNDSENEGRKEEEVLHNIRKKCEGNLSKLGGPPVFLITSRDLTKFDFPALVETLKRDLPSEKRNALEQSLPVYSMQSLDEKYSSFKKTVWALAVVSGGIGAAPVPGLSFACDTAMVMSFLTGVYRSFGLHDKALEKLSETVDKPILGEVKKSELIQGIGKSMLTTSLQSKLAVAGGIESVSCLVPIAGNISAAGVSFLTTQAVLQEGLDELYGAAKKVLEMADLH; encoded by the exons ATGAGTGACACCAGTCGTTTACTGGAAGATTCTGGTGAACATTCAACTGAGCAGGCCATGGCCAAAGCTAAAAAAATAGTTAATGACTTAGATAATGTTACGCTCAACATTGCTATAACCGGAGATACTG GCACAGGAAAGTCATCTTTGGTGAATGCCATTAGAGGACTTACAAGTAAGCCAAATGGTGATGCTACTGTTACTGCTGGTTCTGCATGGGCTCCGACTGGGTCAGTAGAAACTACGAAAGCAGTCAATATGTACCCACACCCAACAATGCCTAATGTAAGGTTCTGGGACTTGCCAGGAATAGGGAGCCTAAATTTCCCAGAAAAGACCTATCTGAAAGCTGTGAATTTTAAAATGTATGACTTCTTTATGTTAGTGAGCAGCAACAGATTCACAGAGACTGACCTCAAGCTTGCAAACAATATTaagaagcagaaaaaaaactTCTACTTTGTACGCTCCAAGGTCGACAATGACGTGAGAAATGATAGTGAGAatgaagggaggaaggaggaagaggtacTCCACAATATACGAAAGAAATGTGAGGGCAACCTTAGCAAGCTGGGAggtcctcctgtctttctcatcACATCCCGTGACCTGACGAAGTTTGACTTCCCAGCTCTGGTGGAGACTCTGAAGAGAGACCTTCCTAGTGAAAAGAGGAATGCACTAGAGCAGAGTTTGCCTGTGTACTCGATGCAGTCCCTTGATGAGAAGTACAGCTCATTCAAGAAAACCGTCTGGGCACTGGCTGTTGTGTCTGGGGGCATAGGTGCAGCCCCTGTGCCAGGCCTCTCATTTGCCTGCGACACTGCCATGGTGATGTCCTTTCTCACCGGGGTTTACCGCTCATTCGGCCTGCATGACAAAGCCCTGGAAAAGCTGTCAGAGACAGTGGACAAGCCCATACTGGGAGAGGTGAAAAAGTCAGAACTGATCCAGGGAATTGGCAAGTCCATGCTCACAACAAGCTTGCAATCAAAACTAGCTGTTGCAGGTGGCATTGAGTCTGTGTCCTGCTTGGTACCGATTGCTGGAAATATTTCAGCAGCTGGAGTGTCCTTTCTGACCACACAGGCTGTACTGCAAGAGGGTCTGGATGAACTGTATGGTGCTGCCAAAAAGGTGCTCGAAATGGCAGACCTGCACTAG